The sequence GTTCCAGGTCGACGTAGCGCCCGAGCTGGACCAGGTAGGGGGCGACGGCATCGAACTGCTGCACCTGCCCCGCAGCCAGCGCCTCGGCAAGCGTCGTTGCCTGCACCGGGCGCGCCGCGGCGATGTTTTCCGCAACCATCTGTTCCAGGACCTTGGTGGTCGAGGGGCGCGCGGAGCCGCCGAACGACTCTTTAACCTTGAAGCCGTTGTAACGTGGGGGATTGTGGCTCGCCGTGATCATCACCCCTACGCCGGCTTTTTTCTCGTGCACGGCCCAGGAAAGGGCGGGGGTCGGCGTGTAGCCTTGGGCAAGCCAGGTCTTGATGCCGTTGCCGGCGGCTATCGCCGCGACGCGCTCGGCAAATTCCCTGGAGAGAAAACGGCGGTCGTAGCCGATCACCAGCCCCTTCTCGGCAAGCCCCTCCCGGTGCATGTAGTCCATGGTAGCCTGCGCCACCAGCGACAGGTTTTCGAAGGTGAAGGTATCCGCGATGACGCCGCGCCAACCGTCAGTGCCGAATTGTATCTGCAAGAGAATCCTCCCTTTATATTAATGACTGCGCATTTTCCATGGCGCCACCCGATCTGTCAACCTTTAACTTGTTTTAATCCGCCGGGAAGGGTTGACCGGCGCCGGTTATTGGCTTATAAGGATGCCACCATTTTTCAATCCCAGAGGAGGTACGAAACATGCTGAAGAGATTCATACATGCGTTGGTGCTCGGGCTCTTTCTCGCCGGCGGTGCCATGGCAGCTGAAGCGAAGAACCCAGTAGTGCTCATCGAGACCAACCAGGGGAACGTGAAGGTCGAGCTGTTCCAGAAAGAGGCGCCGATCTCCGTCAAGAACTTCCTCGACTACGCAAGGAGCGGCTTCTACAAGGGGACCATCTTCCACCGCGTCATCCCCGGGTTCATGATCCAGGGGGGCGGCTTCACCCAGGACCTCGAGCAGAAGCAGACCAAGGCGCCGATCAAGAATGAGGCCGCCAACGGGCTGAAGAACGAGCGCGGCACCCTCGCCATGGCGCGCACCAACGTGGTCGATTCGGCCACCGCACAGTTCTTCATCAACGTGGTGAACAACGACTTCCTGAACCACCGCCCCATGGCCGGCCCGATGGGTTACGGCTACGCCGTCTTCGGCAAGGTCGTCGAGGGGATGGACGTAGTCGACAAGATCGCCGCGACGAGGACCGGAATCGGTTCGAACGGCATGCCGGACGTCCCGGTGCAGCCGATGGTGATCAAAGAGATCAAGCTGCTCAAGTAAATCAAAAGGGGCGCCGCAAGGCGCCCCTTTCCGTTTCATCTCCCCCTGCGCTGCGCGAGCAGCATCAAGTTCCCCA is a genomic window of Geomonas ferrireducens containing:
- a CDS encoding peptidylprolyl isomerase — encoded protein: MLKRFIHALVLGLFLAGGAMAAEAKNPVVLIETNQGNVKVELFQKEAPISVKNFLDYARSGFYKGTIFHRVIPGFMIQGGGFTQDLEQKQTKAPIKNEAANGLKNERGTLAMARTNVVDSATAQFFINVVNNDFLNHRPMAGPMGYGYAVFGKVVEGMDVVDKIAATRTGIGSNGMPDVPVQPMVIKEIKLLK